A genomic region of Oncorhynchus mykiss isolate Arlee chromosome 2, USDA_OmykA_1.1, whole genome shotgun sequence contains the following coding sequences:
- the LOC110497320 gene encoding PCNA-associated factor isoform X1: MVRTKADSVPGTYRKAVAASAPRKSLGASSSANALSSSQAGTPAKSKFAGGNPVCPRPTPTWQKGIGDFFGGPSRKPDKENHLPQSDDEEAGVSGVSKSSRTSRPLPAEDAEGE, encoded by the exons ATGGTGAGGACGAAGGCAGACAGTGTCCCCGGAACTTACAGAAAAG CTGTGGCTGCATCTGCACCCAGGAAGTCATTGGGTGCCTCGAGTTCTGCTAATGCATTAAGCAGCTCTCAAGCAGGCACACCTG CAAAGAGTAAATTTGCTGGTGGTAATCCTGTGTGTCCTCGGCCCACCCCAACTTGGCAGAAGGGAATTGGAGATTTCTTTGGTGGGCCCAGCAGGAAGCCTGACAAAGAGAACCACCTCCCCCAGTCAGATGATGAAGAGGCCGGAGTCAGTGGAGTGTCCAAGTCATCCAGGAC TTCCAGACCACTGCCTGCTGAGGATGCTGAGGGTGAATGA
- the LOC110497320 gene encoding PCNA-associated factor isoform X2, translating into MPTQPDVALSTVAASAPRKSLGASSSANALSSSQAGTPAKSKFAGGNPVCPRPTPTWQKGIGDFFGGPSRKPDKENHLPQSDDEEAGVSGVSKSSRTSRPLPAEDAEGE; encoded by the exons ATGCCAACCCAGCCGGATGTTGCATTATCTA CTGTGGCTGCATCTGCACCCAGGAAGTCATTGGGTGCCTCGAGTTCTGCTAATGCATTAAGCAGCTCTCAAGCAGGCACACCTG CAAAGAGTAAATTTGCTGGTGGTAATCCTGTGTGTCCTCGGCCCACCCCAACTTGGCAGAAGGGAATTGGAGATTTCTTTGGTGGGCCCAGCAGGAAGCCTGACAAAGAGAACCACCTCCCCCAGTCAGATGATGAAGAGGCCGGAGTCAGTGGAGTGTCCAAGTCATCCAGGAC TTCCAGACCACTGCCTGCTGAGGATGCTGAGGGTGAATGA